Proteins from one Funiculus sociatus GB2-C1 genomic window:
- a CDS encoding STAS domain-containing protein encodes MFHINQKTHTTQDGTTIIVLAPTGRLDIRTALQFRVYLQECILNLSRHVVVNLQGVEFIDSSGLTSLVAGMRYADKVKGSFRLCHPLPEAKVVFEITMMDSVLEIYDDCLDCLENPNATPKILSTKGSGPLLPDAEGKE; translated from the coding sequence GTGTTTCACATCAACCAGAAAACACATACGACCCAGGACGGTACTACAATCATCGTTTTGGCACCCACTGGACGGCTGGACATCAGAACGGCTTTGCAGTTTCGCGTTTATTTGCAGGAGTGTATCTTAAACCTCAGTCGTCATGTGGTCGTGAATCTCCAAGGGGTAGAGTTCATTGATAGCTCTGGACTCACCTCGCTGGTAGCTGGAATGCGATACGCAGATAAAGTGAAAGGAAGTTTCCGCCTTTGTCATCCGCTACCAGAAGCCAAGGTGGTGTTTGAAATTACTATGATGGATTCGGTGTTGGAAATCTATGACGACTGCTTAGATTGCTTGGAAAACCCAAATGCCACGCCGAAAATCCTTTCCACCAAAGGAAGCGGCCCATTGCTACCCGACGCTGAAGGTAAGGAATAA
- the psb29 gene encoding photosystem II biogenesis protein Psp29 — MNNVRTVSDTKRTFYSLHTRPINSIYRRVVEELMVEMHLLSVNVDFRYDPIYGLGVVTSFNRFMQGYRPERDKEPIFDALCQAVGDKTEQYKQDAQRLEELAKRLPGKEIVAWLNPTADTRGASELHDAAVKAIANHTQFKYSRLFGIGLYTLLELADPDLVKDEKQRIEALRHICLGLSLPEDKLLKDLEFYRSNLEKMAQIRLVMEDALVAERKKRERSAEKGVVAAPPNSP, encoded by the coding sequence GTGAATAACGTCCGCACTGTATCAGACACTAAAAGAACTTTTTATAGTCTCCACACCCGCCCCATAAACTCCATCTATCGGCGGGTTGTGGAAGAGTTGATGGTGGAAATGCACTTGCTTTCAGTCAATGTGGACTTTCGCTATGACCCCATATATGGACTGGGGGTGGTAACGTCCTTTAACCGCTTCATGCAAGGCTATCGACCAGAAAGGGATAAAGAACCCATTTTTGATGCCTTGTGTCAGGCAGTAGGGGACAAGACGGAACAGTACAAGCAAGATGCCCAGCGGCTGGAGGAATTAGCTAAGCGGCTTCCAGGTAAAGAAATAGTTGCTTGGTTAAACCCAACGGCGGATACTAGGGGTGCTTCAGAGTTACACGATGCAGCTGTAAAGGCGATCGCTAACCATACTCAATTTAAGTACAGCCGTTTGTTTGGGATTGGTCTATATACGCTGCTGGAATTAGCAGACCCAGATCTGGTTAAAGACGAAAAACAGCGAATTGAGGCACTTAGGCACATTTGTCTCGGCTTGAGCCTCCCAGAAGACAAATTGCTCAAAGATTTGGAGTTCTACCGCAGCAATCTGGAAAAAATGGCCCAGATACGTCTGGTCATGGAAGATGCCCTCGTAGCGGAACGAAAAAAACGGGAACGTTCCGCAGAAAAAGGCGTTGTGGCGGCTCCTCCAAATAGTCCTTAA
- the fabG gene encoding 3-oxoacyl-[acyl-carrier-protein] reductase, translating into MEALLNYQQRLQGKVAIVTGASRGIGRAIALALASEGADVVVNYASSSSAAEKVVEEITAKGVGSAIAVAADVSKADQVDTLLNTVMEKWNRVDVLVNNAGITRDTLLLRMKPEDWQAVIDLNLTGVFLCTRVVSKVMLKQRSGRIINIASVAGQMGNPGQANYSAAKAGVIGFTKTVAKELASRGITVNAVAPGFISTDMTSNLKSEEILKFIPLGRYGEAEEVAGLVRFLAADAAAGYITGQTLNVDGGMVMA; encoded by the coding sequence ATGGAAGCATTACTAAACTACCAGCAACGATTGCAGGGAAAGGTTGCCATCGTCACAGGCGCTTCACGAGGAATTGGTCGAGCGATCGCCCTCGCATTAGCATCTGAGGGAGCCGACGTAGTTGTTAATTATGCCAGTTCTAGTAGCGCAGCCGAAAAAGTGGTGGAGGAAATTACAGCCAAGGGGGTAGGGAGTGCGATCGCAGTAGCTGCCGATGTCTCCAAAGCTGACCAAGTAGACACCCTCCTCAACACGGTAATGGAGAAGTGGAACCGCGTCGATGTGCTGGTGAACAATGCTGGCATTACCCGCGACACTCTGCTACTACGGATGAAGCCGGAGGATTGGCAAGCAGTGATAGACCTCAACCTAACTGGTGTCTTTTTGTGTACGCGAGTCGTTAGTAAAGTGATGCTCAAGCAACGCTCTGGGCGCATTATTAATATTGCCTCAGTTGCAGGTCAGATGGGCAACCCTGGTCAGGCAAACTACAGCGCCGCTAAAGCTGGTGTAATTGGCTTTACCAAAACGGTTGCTAAAGAGTTAGCCAGTCGCGGCATTACGGTAAATGCCGTTGCACCCGGCTTTATCTCCACCGATATGACCAGCAATCTCAAGTCAGAGGAAATCTTGAAATTCATTCCTCTAGGGCGCTACGGTGAGGCAGAGGAAGTCGCTGGTTTGGTACGTTTCCTAGCCGCCGACGCTGCTGCTGGGTATATTACTGGTCAAACGCTTAATGTAGATGGCGGGATGGTGATGGCATAG
- a CDS encoding protealysin inhibitor emfourin, giving the protein MRISFERTGGFAGMRLSKVIDTDSLPTNEANQLRLLVDASNFFNLPAKITSTNSQYDRFVYQLTVEEDSNHHTVSFSEQAAPGTLRPLLEWLMAAARQK; this is encoded by the coding sequence ATGCGAATTTCTTTTGAACGGACTGGCGGTTTTGCCGGGATGCGCCTGTCAAAAGTCATTGACACTGATAGTCTGCCTACTAACGAGGCAAATCAGCTGCGCCTACTGGTTGACGCATCTAATTTTTTTAACTTACCTGCGAAGATAACTTCTACTAATTCCCAGTACGATCGCTTTGTGTATCAGCTAACAGTGGAAGAAGATAGTAACCACCATACTGTCAGCTTTAGCGAACAAGCAGCACCGGGAACCTTAAGACCGCTTTTAGAATGGCTAATGGCAGCTGCACGACAAAAGTAA
- a CDS encoding lysophospholipid acyltransferase family protein translates to MSTPKQKIAEFYPPRLNRIFVRLLQTIAPPLVRWRFQLDVEISQDCLEKLENLRDQRLLLLPNHSNFDDPASMFLLSATLGEAFNYLAAFEGFKGLQGCFLQQAGVYSIRRGVADRASIAQTLELLSQPKCHLVIFPEGGWSLQNDTVMPFRVGAVQIALQAIAKLVKRGSTPPDFYVVPISIKYRYTQDMNPAIDAILNRLEQALQVKKASSLYERLRVVAEQVLVNCEQEYGIYTPENAQEPWNQRISNLKAFVLHSCEEKLAISSSPNELNRERVYKIEYVLQSKAETLEADDFWNASSIQKAAKRLLNFDAIYDGYVAAAPTPERFLDTLTRLEREVFDIDQPPPKGHKIAAIWIGDPVNLKEYFQDYQQDRSGTVNFLVEKVQQAVQSNLDRLMPFSPFIATQLPNKDDPGGQALSSNMASKK, encoded by the coding sequence ATGTCTACTCCTAAACAGAAAATAGCTGAGTTCTACCCGCCTCGACTCAACCGGATTTTTGTCCGCCTCTTGCAGACTATTGCGCCTCCATTAGTACGCTGGCGCTTTCAGTTGGATGTGGAGATTAGCCAAGATTGCTTGGAGAAGCTGGAAAACTTGCGAGATCAAAGGCTGCTTCTATTACCCAATCACTCTAACTTCGACGATCCGGCGTCGATGTTTCTGCTATCAGCAACGCTAGGTGAAGCCTTCAACTACTTAGCTGCTTTTGAGGGGTTCAAAGGGCTGCAAGGTTGCTTTCTTCAGCAAGCTGGGGTCTATTCTATCCGGCGTGGGGTTGCGGATCGCGCCAGTATTGCCCAAACCCTGGAACTGCTTAGCCAACCGAAATGCCATCTGGTAATCTTTCCAGAGGGGGGCTGGTCGTTGCAGAATGACACGGTGATGCCTTTCCGGGTAGGAGCAGTGCAAATTGCTCTACAAGCGATCGCTAAGTTGGTTAAGCGTGGCTCAACTCCGCCCGACTTCTACGTTGTACCCATAAGTATCAAATATCGTTACACCCAGGACATGAATCCGGCGATTGACGCTATCCTGAACCGACTGGAGCAAGCCCTACAGGTAAAAAAAGCATCTAGCTTATACGAGCGGCTGCGCGTTGTGGCAGAGCAAGTCTTGGTAAACTGCGAACAGGAATATGGTATTTACACTCCCGAAAATGCTCAAGAGCCTTGGAATCAGCGTATTTCCAACCTTAAAGCTTTCGTCCTCCACTCCTGCGAAGAAAAACTCGCGATCTCATCCTCTCCCAACGAACTGAACCGGGAGCGTGTCTATAAAATTGAGTACGTCCTACAGTCTAAGGCTGAAACTTTAGAAGCCGATGATTTCTGGAATGCCTCGTCCATCCAAAAAGCCGCGAAGCGCCTTTTAAACTTCGATGCCATCTATGATGGTTATGTAGCTGCTGCCCCGACTCCAGAACGCTTTCTGGACACCCTCACGCGGCTGGAAAGGGAGGTGTTCGACATTGACCAACCGCCGCCCAAAGGTCATAAAATAGCAGCAATCTGGATCGGCGACCCAGTAAATCTTAAAGAATACTTTCAGGATTATCAACAGGATCGGTCTGGGACTGTAAATTTCTTAGTGGAAAAAGTCCAGCAGGCTGTACAGAGTAATCTTGACCGTTTAATGCCGTTTTCCCCATTCATCGCCACCCAGCTTCCCAACAAAGACGATCCAGGAGGGCAAGCTTTGAGTTCAAATATGGCATCAAAAAAGTAA
- a CDS encoding STAS domain-containing protein, which produces MIHIDQRTHTTQDGTTVIVLAPTGRLDITTAWQFRLKLQECISKLSRHVVVNLGQVNFIDSSGLTSLVAGMRDADKVKGSFRICNVHPEAKLVFEVTMMDSVFEIFETEEEALEGVPRSMVS; this is translated from the coding sequence GTGATTCACATCGATCAGAGAACACATACGACTCAAGACGGAACTACAGTCATCGTCTTGGCACCCACTGGACGCCTAGATATTACAACCGCATGGCAGTTTCGCCTGAAGTTGCAGGAATGTATTTCTAAACTCAGTCGCCACGTCGTTGTTAATCTCGGTCAGGTTAATTTTATCGACAGCTCTGGACTAACGTCGCTGGTGGCAGGGATGCGGGATGCTGATAAAGTCAAAGGTAGTTTCCGCATTTGTAACGTTCATCCAGAAGCCAAGCTGGTGTTTGAAGTCACCATGATGGATTCGGTTTTTGAAATTTTTGAAACTGAAGAAGAGGCTCTTGAAGGAGTACCTCGCAGCATGGTCAGCTGA
- a CDS encoding chromophore lyase CpcT/CpeT produces MTFSPELTLLASYLAGEFDNREQAIKDPAWYVHLRLWLRPVHLFTDDSLTLFAEQANILKLDQPYRPRILRLRQSDTSEGCLVQYYMLKDPDRIRGAGQNPSLLKTLTPEQMDFLPGCTLTVTQQHLAQNSYKFSAVPAPDTRCCFTYLGQTYQVALGFEATQEEFRSFDKGIDPQTGKAIWGALLGPYIFSKRQDFSTELPS; encoded by the coding sequence ATGACCTTCTCCCCCGAACTAACTCTCCTCGCTAGCTACCTGGCTGGGGAATTTGATAACCGAGAACAAGCGATAAAAGATCCTGCGTGGTATGTACACCTACGCCTTTGGCTGCGACCAGTACACTTATTTACAGATGACAGCCTCACCCTATTTGCAGAGCAAGCCAACATCCTTAAACTGGATCAACCCTATCGTCCCCGGATTCTGCGCCTGCGCCAAAGCGACACCTCAGAAGGGTGTTTGGTGCAATATTATATGCTCAAAGATCCAGATCGCATCCGGGGTGCTGGACAGAATCCATCGTTGCTGAAGACACTTACACCGGAGCAAATGGATTTTTTACCAGGCTGTACCCTAACTGTCACTCAGCAACACTTAGCCCAAAATAGTTATAAATTTTCCGCTGTACCTGCACCTGATACCCGGTGCTGCTTTACCTATCTAGGGCAAACTTACCAAGTTGCTCTGGGATTTGAGGCAACTCAGGAGGAATTTAGAAGCTTTGACAAGGGGATAGACCCCCAAACAGGCAAAGCCATCTGGGGGGCGCTCCTTGGCCCCTACATTTTCAGCAAGCGGCAAGATTTTTCTACTGAGCTACCGAGCTGA
- a CDS encoding M4 family metallopeptidase, with the protein MNSKKKKSAQVQHICPICCIVPPHMLQEVSQNGNPEQRAWAFQTLLVSERIRGQRDVLSKIPVGATPAGEKCRTIFDAKNGNELPGTIVRGEGDPPTDDPAVTEAYDGAGATYDLFCELFERNSIDDRGLRLDSTVHFGTNYDNAFWDGNQMVYGDGDGELFERFTKAIDVIAHELTHGVTQYEAGLIYYGESGALNESFSDVFGSLVKQKILNQTAEEADWIIGEGLFTANVKGAGIRSMKSPGTAYDDPVLGKDPQPGHVKDLYKGTDDNGGVHINSGIPNRAFYLAAMEIGGYAWEKAGKIWYIALCDRLRSRANFKRAAKTLIKVAGELYGEGSKEQNAVKTGWKEVGVI; encoded by the coding sequence ATGAATTCAAAAAAGAAAAAATCAGCTCAAGTTCAGCATATCTGCCCAATTTGTTGTATTGTCCCGCCGCATATGCTCCAGGAGGTTTCCCAAAATGGCAACCCTGAGCAGCGTGCTTGGGCATTTCAAACCTTATTGGTGTCGGAACGGATTCGCGGACAGCGGGACGTATTGAGCAAAATCCCAGTAGGAGCAACGCCAGCAGGCGAGAAGTGCCGCACCATCTTTGATGCCAAAAATGGTAATGAACTACCGGGAACCATAGTGCGCGGCGAGGGTGATCCCCCAACCGACGATCCAGCGGTGACAGAAGCATACGATGGCGCTGGTGCGACCTACGATTTGTTTTGTGAGTTATTTGAACGAAATTCCATCGACGATCGCGGTCTGCGTTTGGACTCCACGGTGCATTTCGGCACGAATTATGATAATGCCTTTTGGGACGGCAACCAAATGGTCTACGGTGATGGGGATGGGGAGCTATTTGAGCGCTTTACCAAAGCGATTGATGTGATCGCCCATGAGCTAACTCACGGCGTGACTCAGTATGAAGCTGGTCTAATTTATTACGGCGAGTCCGGGGCATTGAATGAGTCTTTTTCGGATGTCTTTGGTTCGCTGGTGAAACAGAAGATTCTCAATCAAACAGCAGAGGAAGCTGACTGGATAATTGGGGAAGGACTGTTTACAGCCAATGTCAAAGGTGCGGGTATTCGCTCGATGAAGTCACCAGGAACAGCATACGACGATCCAGTGCTAGGCAAAGATCCCCAACCTGGTCATGTGAAAGATTTATACAAGGGTACGGACGATAACGGGGGTGTACACATCAACTCAGGTATTCCCAATCGCGCGTTTTACTTAGCAGCAATGGAAATTGGCGGCTACGCTTGGGAGAAAGCAGGTAAAATTTGGTACATTGCTTTATGCGATCGCCTGCGTTCTAGAGCAAATTTCAAACGCGCTGCGAAGACCCTCATCAAAGTCGCTGGCGAACTCTACGGCGAAGGTTCTAAAGAGCAGAATGCAGTCAAAACAGGCTGGAAGGAAGTAGGAGTAATCTAA
- the corA gene encoding magnesium/cobalt transporter CorA, whose amino-acid sequence MTQKRPQLRNFATQPNQDDEEDLFEYFYDKPGALPGTIVIDKNAPLPKIILIDYNETNRTCLALQSPEECAEYLDTASVSWVDVLGLGSEEILQQLGKVFDLHPLVLEDVVNVPQRPKVEDYEDHVVIIARMVMPKESGNSFYSEQVSLVLGKHYLLTVQEEPQRDCFTPVRDRIRHNKGTIRKRGADYLTYALLDAIIDGFFPVLEDYGERIEDLEEEVIANPTRKTLDKIYQIRRELLALRRAIWPQRDAINTLIRDGNSLVSEEVRIYLRDCYDHAVQVMDMVETYRELSSGLMDVYMSSVGNRMNEVMKLLTVISSIFIPLTFVAGIYGMNFNTEKSPWNMPELDWYFGYPLCLALMIAIASGLIYFFWRRGWFQNFSTIKDE is encoded by the coding sequence ATGACACAAAAACGCCCCCAACTACGTAACTTCGCGACACAGCCGAATCAAGATGATGAGGAGGATTTGTTTGAATACTTTTACGACAAACCCGGTGCTTTACCGGGGACAATCGTTATTGATAAAAATGCGCCACTGCCCAAAATTATCTTAATTGACTACAACGAGACTAACCGGACTTGCCTAGCATTACAGTCCCCAGAAGAGTGTGCTGAATATTTGGATACCGCGTCGGTTTCTTGGGTGGATGTTCTAGGATTAGGCAGTGAAGAAATTTTACAACAGTTGGGGAAGGTTTTTGATTTACATCCGCTTGTTTTAGAAGACGTGGTAAATGTGCCGCAGCGTCCCAAAGTGGAGGACTATGAAGACCATGTGGTAATTATTGCCCGGATGGTGATGCCCAAGGAAAGTGGGAATAGCTTCTATAGCGAACAAGTTAGTTTAGTATTGGGAAAACATTATTTGCTCACTGTGCAGGAAGAACCGCAGCGTGATTGCTTTACGCCAGTGCGCGATCGCATTCGTCACAATAAGGGTACTATTCGCAAGCGCGGTGCCGATTATTTAACTTACGCACTGTTGGATGCCATTATCGATGGATTTTTCCCTGTTCTGGAAGATTATGGTGAGAGAATTGAAGACTTAGAGGAAGAAGTTATCGCCAATCCCACACGCAAGACTTTAGACAAAATTTATCAAATTAGACGCGAATTATTGGCACTGCGGCGCGCTATTTGGCCTCAGCGTGATGCCATTAATACTCTAATTCGAGATGGCAATAGTCTGGTTAGCGAGGAAGTGCGAATTTACTTGCGAGACTGTTACGATCATGCGGTTCAGGTGATGGATATGGTGGAAACTTACCGAGAACTATCCTCTGGTTTAATGGATGTTTATATGTCTTCGGTTGGTAACAGAATGAATGAAGTTATGAAGCTTTTAACTGTAATTTCTAGTATTTTCATTCCCCTAACTTTTGTTGCCGGAATATATGGAATGAACTTCAATACAGAAAAATCTCCCTGGAATATGCCAGAACTAGACTGGTATTTCGGCTATCCGCTTTGTTTGGCGTTGATGATAGCGATCGCTTCTGGTTTAATCTACTTTTTCTGGCGGCGCGGCTGGTTCCAGAACTTCTCCACCATTAAGGATGAATAA
- a CDS encoding tetratricopeptide repeat protein, translating into MKLKILVTAALLTLILPVNAATAPESDVSKLGILTRIAGEYAAIGQSDKAEELLAQALPLVQAISNDCDKSEPIAAIAGQYAKAGQQAKAKELLDQAIRVANAAKNCLSHNDVVENLADIQNRYVQEGQYDLALQTVRGLDNENEVFKIYGLSLIAHHFADTGQVDKSSALLTEIVKVAQSLKDAHAQAFALARSAVEYAKAGQNAQAIELLNQAMKVAPTINNTNEGKSNVLVGIARGYAQVGQTDQAIKALDQALPVAKTMSNPDFKFHALGEIAVQYAAVNEKAKATEIFGQLQSMLQTGEPAFKSISLSSLAHFYANSGQYEQALRIAQTIKDVQEKAGALSRIAGHYARKGQFESALQVAQTISDANHKAGALSEIVRSYAEAGQLDQALKVAQTIERKFDKTMILSEIAVNYAEAGQPDRAIQIAQTIKDIMSSTNISNEEKDIDWMLPVIVSSYAKGGQFDKALKVAQNIQGKPYKVNALSDIASQYAARQQKDKAAALLAEALQIIQPISPRQ; encoded by the coding sequence GTGAAGCTCAAAATCCTGGTGACAGCAGCACTGCTAACCTTAATCTTGCCTGTGAATGCGGCGACCGCGCCAGAAAGTGATGTTTCTAAACTTGGGATATTAACTAGGATAGCTGGCGAATACGCAGCAATAGGACAAAGCGATAAAGCGGAGGAACTCTTAGCCCAAGCTCTTCCTCTGGTTCAAGCCATTTCTAATGACTGCGACAAATCGGAGCCGATAGCAGCAATTGCTGGTCAGTATGCAAAAGCAGGACAGCAGGCTAAAGCCAAAGAGTTACTAGACCAAGCAATTCGGGTTGCCAATGCAGCAAAAAACTGTCTTAGTCACAACGATGTTGTGGAAAACTTAGCAGACATCCAAAATCGGTATGTACAGGAAGGACAATATGACCTCGCGCTTCAAACCGTCAGAGGATTAGACAATGAGAATGAGGTATTTAAGATATATGGGCTTTCGTTAATTGCCCACCACTTTGCCGATACCGGACAAGTTGATAAGAGTTCTGCACTTTTAACCGAAATCGTGAAAGTTGCTCAATCTCTCAAGGATGCTCACGCTCAAGCCTTTGCTTTAGCTCGCAGCGCTGTCGAATATGCGAAAGCAGGACAAAACGCCCAAGCCATTGAGTTACTGAATCAGGCAATGAAAGTTGCACCAACTATCAATAATACCAACGAGGGTAAAAGTAACGTACTGGTTGGGATTGCTCGTGGTTACGCACAAGTGGGACAAACTGATCAAGCAATCAAAGCTCTCGATCAAGCCTTGCCCGTTGCGAAAACTATGTCTAACCCGGATTTCAAATTCCATGCTTTGGGTGAGATTGCGGTGCAGTATGCAGCAGTTAACGAGAAGGCGAAAGCGACTGAAATTTTTGGACAACTTCAGTCAATGCTGCAAACCGGAGAACCTGCTTTTAAATCCATATCGTTATCTAGCCTGGCTCATTTTTACGCAAATTCAGGGCAATATGAGCAAGCTCTGCGAATTGCACAAACTATCAAAGATGTCCAAGAGAAAGCTGGAGCGCTGTCTAGAATCGCTGGACACTATGCCCGGAAGGGACAATTTGAGTCGGCACTGCAAGTCGCCCAAACAATAAGTGATGCTAACCACAAAGCTGGGGCTTTGAGTGAAATCGTTCGCAGTTATGCCGAAGCTGGACAACTTGACCAGGCTTTAAAAGTCGCCCAAACTATTGAGCGTAAGTTTGACAAAACCATGATTCTATCTGAGATTGCGGTTAATTACGCCGAGGCAGGGCAACCTGACCGGGCTATTCAGATTGCCCAAACTATTAAGGATATTATGTCTAGCACTAATATCTCTAATGAGGAAAAGGACATAGACTGGATGTTGCCTGTAATTGTCAGCAGTTATGCAAAAGGGGGACAATTTGACAAAGCCCTTAAGGTTGCTCAAAACATTCAGGGCAAGCCTTACAAAGTTAATGCACTGAGTGATATTGCTAGTCAATATGCAGCAAGGCAGCAAAAGGATAAAGCTGCTGCCCTTCTCGCTGAGGCGCTTCAAATCATCCAGCCAATATCGCCCAGACAGTAG
- the trxA gene encoding thioredoxin — MATKKQFSSFQELLSSSQKLILVDFYATWCGPCQMMASILDQVNARMSDRVQVVKVDTDNYPDLATNYQVHALPTLVLFKNGQQVDRIEGVLPAEQLIQRLAPFV; from the coding sequence ATGGCGACCAAAAAGCAGTTCAGCAGTTTCCAAGAATTACTGTCTAGTTCCCAAAAGCTGATATTAGTAGATTTTTATGCTACCTGGTGCGGTCCATGTCAGATGATGGCTTCGATTTTGGATCAGGTGAACGCCCGCATGAGCGATCGCGTGCAAGTTGTAAAAGTTGATACGGATAACTATCCAGATTTGGCTACTAACTATCAGGTTCACGCCCTGCCGACGCTGGTACTCTTTAAAAATGGTCAGCAAGTGGATCGCATTGAGGGTGTGCTGCCTGCCGAACAGCTGATTCAACGCTTAGCCCCTTTCGTTTAA
- the groL gene encoding chaperonin GroEL (60 kDa chaperone family; promotes refolding of misfolded polypeptides especially under stressful conditions; forms two stacked rings of heptamers to form a barrel-shaped 14mer; ends can be capped by GroES; misfolded proteins enter the barrel where they are refolded when GroES binds) — MAKIIAFNEESRRALERGVNALADAVKITLGPKGRNVLLEKKFGAPQIVNDGITVAKEIELEDPLENTGARLIQEVASKTKDIAGDGTTTATVLAQAMIKEGLKNVAAGANPVSLRRGIEKTIAHLVEEIAALAKPVEGSAIAQVATVSAGNDEEVGAMIAKAMEKVTKDGVITVEESKSISTELDVVEGMQIDRGYVSPYFITDTERMVVEYENARILIADKKINSIQDLIPVLEKVARNGEPLLIIAEDIEGEALATLVVNKMRGVLNVCAIKSPGFGERRKAMLQDIAVLTGGQMISEEVGLSLDTVSLEMLGTARKITLDKESTIIVSGEKTADVEKRIVQIRKQLEETDSDYDREKLQERIAKLAGGVAVIKVGAATETELKDRKLRIEDALNATKAAVEEGIVPGGGTTLIHLSKKIAEIKNSLDDEEKVGADIVGKSLEAPLRQMADNAGVEGSVIVEKVRETDFNIGYNAATDTFEDLIAAGIIDPAKVVRSALQNAGSIAGMVLTTEALVVEKPEKKGAAAPDMGGMGGMGGMGGMGGMGGMGGMGGMGMM, encoded by the coding sequence ATGGCAAAGATCATTGCATTTAATGAAGAATCACGGCGGGCGCTAGAGCGGGGCGTGAATGCCCTGGCCGATGCCGTTAAAATTACGCTGGGACCAAAAGGGCGGAATGTTCTTCTGGAGAAGAAGTTTGGCGCTCCCCAGATTGTTAATGATGGCATTACCGTCGCCAAGGAAATTGAATTAGAAGACCCGTTGGAAAATACGGGCGCTCGACTGATTCAGGAAGTAGCATCAAAGACTAAAGACATCGCTGGTGATGGCACGACTACAGCAACTGTGTTGGCACAAGCGATGATCAAAGAAGGCTTGAAGAACGTAGCAGCTGGGGCGAACCCAGTTAGCTTGCGGCGGGGAATTGAGAAAACGATCGCCCATCTTGTAGAGGAAATTGCAGCGCTAGCGAAGCCAGTAGAAGGCAGCGCGATCGCGCAAGTTGCTACAGTCTCGGCTGGTAACGATGAAGAAGTCGGTGCCATGATCGCTAAAGCGATGGAGAAAGTCACCAAAGACGGCGTAATAACCGTTGAAGAATCTAAATCGATCAGCACGGAACTCGATGTCGTCGAAGGGATGCAGATCGATCGCGGCTACGTTTCTCCCTACTTCATCACCGATACCGAACGGATGGTGGTGGAATATGAAAACGCCCGCATCCTGATCGCCGATAAGAAAATCAACTCGATCCAAGATTTAATTCCCGTCTTGGAAAAAGTTGCGCGGAACGGTGAACCCTTACTGATTATTGCCGAAGACATCGAAGGGGAAGCACTAGCGACTTTGGTGGTAAACAAAATGCGGGGTGTACTAAATGTGTGCGCCATCAAGTCGCCCGGATTTGGCGAGCGCCGCAAAGCTATGCTGCAAGATATCGCCGTTCTGACTGGCGGTCAAATGATTTCCGAAGAAGTAGGTTTAAGCCTAGATACAGTCTCCCTGGAAATGTTGGGAACTGCTCGGAAAATCACCCTTGATAAAGAAAGCACCATCATCGTTTCTGGGGAAAAAACCGCAGACGTGGAAAAGCGGATTGTCCAAATTCGCAAGCAGCTAGAGGAAACTGATTCAGACTACGATAGAGAAAAGCTGCAAGAGCGGATTGCTAAGCTTGCTGGTGGTGTCGCCGTCATCAAAGTGGGTGCGGCTACCGAAACCGAACTCAAAGACCGCAAGCTGCGAATTGAAGATGCTCTCAACGCTACCAAAGCTGCTGTAGAAGAAGGCATAGTTCCAGGCGGTGGTACAACGCTGATTCATCTGAGCAAGAAAATCGCCGAGATTAAAAATAGTCTGGACGATGAAGAAAAAGTTGGTGCTGACATTGTAGGCAAATCTCTAGAGGCACCCCTGCGTCAGATGGCTGATAATGCTGGTGTCGAAGGTTCTGTGATCGTCGAGAAGGTGCGCGAGACTGATTTCAACATCGGTTACAACGCCGCTACTGACACCTTTGAAGACTTGATTGCGGCGGGGATTATTGACCCCGCGAAAGTTGTGCGTTCAGCATTGCAGAATGCTGGTTCAATTGCTGGCATGGTGTTGACCACTGAAGCCCTGGTAGTCGAGAAGCCGGAGAAGAAAGGTGCTGCTGCTCCCGACATGGGTGGCATGGGCGGCATGGGCGGCATGGGCGGCATGGGTGGCATGGGCGGCATGGGCGGCATGGGCGGCATGGGCATGATGTAG